One region of Anas acuta chromosome Z, bAnaAcu1.1, whole genome shotgun sequence genomic DNA includes:
- the SETD9 gene encoding SET domain-containing protein 9, whose protein sequence is MLRGLRRRWAAYRYRFVPWLALNLRRQRRTLRYVPESSQDKIIPDEAVLETLLRAFAALFASDLGRQAPVLAARPEIGRKYGEPEPGRCEEAARGPQEVLFQALGFGLARRHSSLPAAGTGVFLSRGGARRGAVVAMYPGTVYRKHEPIFFQSLGNPFIFRCIDGVLIDGNDKGLSRAVYRSCSRRDQLGPFQMSDVSWLTAAPQNPLAVGQYVNNCSYEKAANVCYQEFDVPSCFPVELKQYLPNIVYSHDIQSPLRCVVLVTLRDIKQGEELFSNYYTVIN, encoded by the exons ATGCTGCGCGGGCTGCGGCGGCGCTGGGCCGCCTACCGGTACCGCTTCGTGCCCTGGCTCGCCCTCAACCTCCGCCGCCAGCGCAG gACCCTGCGGTACGTCCCCGAGAGCTCCCAGGACAAGATTATCCCCGATGAAGCCGTTTTAGAAACGCTGCTGAGGGCGTTCGCGGCGCTGTTCGCCAGCGACCTGGGCAGGCAGGCGCCCGTCCTGGCCGCGCGTCCGGAGATCGGGAGAAAATACGGGGAGCCGGAGCCGGGGCGCTGCGAGGAGGCTGCCCGCGGCCCCCAGGAGGTCCTGTTCCAGGCGCTGGGCTTCGGCCTCGCCCGCCgccacagctccctgcccgCCGCCGGCACCGGCGTCTTCCTCAGCAGGGGCGGCGCCAGGCGAGGGGCGGTGGTGGCCATGTACCCCG GTACAGTGTACAGAAAGCACGAGCCGATCTTTTTCCAGTCCCTTGgcaatccttttatttttaggtgCATAGATGGTGTCCTTATTGATGGGAATGATAAAGGACTATCAAGAGCAGTGTACAG GTCTTGCAGCAGGAGGGATCAGCTCGGCCCATTCCAGATGAGTGATGTGAGCTGGCTCACGGCTGCTCCACAAAACCCACTGGCAGTGGGACAGTATGTTAACAACTGCTCGTATG aAAAAGCAGCCAACGTGTGTTACCAGGAATTTGATGTGCCAAGTTGTTTTCCAGTAGAGCTGAAACAGTACCTGCCAAACATTGTCTACAGCCATGACATACAGAG CCCCCTGAGGTGTGTAGTGCTTGTCACTCTCAGAGACATCAAGCAAGGAGAAGAACTTTTTTCTAATTACTACACTGTCATCAATTGA